The sequence below is a genomic window from Microcebus murinus isolate Inina chromosome 4, M.murinus_Inina_mat1.0, whole genome shotgun sequence.
ttgtaaagtaggagtttggggtggggtgggtactGGCTGCAAAATTCTGGCCTCTCTTACCCCATTACCCCTGGCAATAAAATGTTTCTACAGGCCAGACCCATGAGAAGTTCTTGTGGGAGAGGGGGCCATGCTGGCTTAGGGCTCCAAGGCACCCACAGACTCACAGGTGCTGTGAAGAGCTTGTTTATTGGAGTGATGGAGTCTGGCTCCAAAGTGAAGAGCTGGTTTATCGATGTGGTATCGATGGCTTTCAACGTCAAGCTCTGGCTCTCAGTCCTCTGGCACCTGTGCGTGAATCTGCAATAGGGGGTCACCTCTACTGTTGCATTTCTAAGCTATAGTGAATGGGTGGTCTACATACCTGGGGAGGGACCCAGCTGCTCAGGAAATGATAACCCCTTCTAGACAGGCCAGAGAAAAGCAGTAAGGAAGCCACTCTTTCCACGCTACCCAGAAGAATACTGCAGTCATCCCAGGCTCCATCTGCCCCGCAGTGTTTCCCCGGCTCTAATGCTTCAAATCCGCTCATGGGCAAGATTCAGGGGTAGCCCATCCCTCTACTCACCGCTGCAGCGAGCCTGGGCCAAGTTAGGGCTCCGCGCACTTTGGCATCCGGGCCAGGGATGGTCTCCAGGCCCCACAGGGTGAAGTGGCTGAAACTGGCTGTGGCTCCCATAAAGCGGTCCTGGGGAAGGGGCCGGGCTCAAGCTTCCAGACCGCGGCTCCCGCCCGCACCCGCTTCCAACCCTATCCCTTTGCTCACAAAGTCCCGCTCCAGCGGCTCCCGCTCCTCTTCCTGATTGTCACTTTCCAAAGCCCCCGAGAAGTCCTGCTTCCCTATAAACTTCTCTTCGTTCTCCATCACGTATCCCACGAGGCCCGGCGGCACCGCCACCTCCTCGCCCCGTAGACTGCGGCCCCGAAACGACACTTCGAGTCCTGGAGACGGAGGTGCAGGGCCTCGGTCAGGGACCGACCCAGGCCTTAGGGCCCAAGCCCAGCAGGGCAAGCCCGGGGCGGCCCTCCCACCACCTCTAGGGAGACCGCGATCCCCAGGAGCCCGGCGCCGAGGAACGCGAGGGCTGCCGGGATTCGTAGTCCGGCTGCGACGCTCACCGTCGGGACCCTGGCGGATGGCGGGCGTGAAGAAGCGCCCCACGGGGGCCGACTGGCTCACCAGCACCTCACAGGGCAGCAGGTGCAGCGCAGCGGGCGCGGCGTCGCGAAGCGTGACGGGGCGCAAGTGGACTCGGTGCTTCTCGATGGCAGCCTCGTCGCTGCTCTCCATCCTCCCGCCGCCGCGACCCTGCCACTCGCCCGCTGAGGCCGAAGCTGGCGCGGAAAGCGCGCAAGGACTCTCGGGAGCACGGGCACAGGGCGCGCGGAGCCCCCTGGGAAGCGGAGTCTCTCCGCGAGGCGCTTCGCTGCGGTCCAGTCCAacgtttttttcctttaatttttcatttatttttaaaaatattttatacttttttttacagtctcgctcttttgcccaggctagagtgcccttctttcgtcagcctagctcacagcaacttcaaactcctgggctcaagcgatcctccagtctcagcataatttttttttaacggTACatactagttaaaaaaaaaaaaaaaaggacggtttttttttttgagacagagtctcactctgttgcctgggctagagtgagtgtcatggcgtcagcttagctcacagcaacctcaaactcctgggctcaagcgatccttctgcctcagcctcccgagtagctgggactacaggcatgcgccactatgtctggctcattttttctatatatattagttggccaattaattttgttctatttatagtagagacggggtctcgctcttgctcaggctggttttgaactcctgaccttgagcaatcctcccgcctcggcctcccagagtgctaggattacaggtgtgagccaccacgcccggcctaaaaggaCGGTTTTTATATTGGGTTGGTAGGTAAGttatttagttttagtttattAGGGACATCAACCCTTTCCTCAGATGCACTGAAAGTATTTTATCCGTTTGTGGTTTGCCTCGTGAATCAGGGTATAGGTGATTTTTGCTGCACAAAGacttattttttgtaatttgtcaacattttctttttatgtcttttagaTCTCATGATTCTGTTTTGgtttctgtcttcttcctttctttccttccttccttccccttccttcctcttaccttcctcttcccctcctttcctccctcccttccttctttccttcgttcctccctcccttccttcctctttcctttcttttttatttttattttttgagaccgaggctcaagtggtcctcctgcctcagcctccgtagtagctgggactacaggtccacATCACCACActccactaatttttctatttctgtagtgATGGGGTTTTGCTGAGTTAGGTCTCTCCTGAGCTCGCTCAGTTCTCCCCCGttggccttccagaatgtctCTTGGTTCCTTAACTGTTCTCTAATGTCTATTTGTTCAGATACTAAACTTAGATATGCTTTGTCAGATTCTCCCATAAAACAAATGCATGCAAAACTGGAAATGTGGACTAATAttgcatttaatttatatatttgagaaaaagaaaagcatcccTGGACATCCAGGAGCTAGCCTTGGTGTTCTGATGAACATAAATTTCACAGAACATCAACATTGGACAAGGTCACTCTGTGACTATAAGGGAGCTATACCAAAACAAAAGCACTCCATTATCTGGTCTGGACACCAGCAAAACATGAGCGTTGTTCAAATCACAAAGGTGATGAAACATCCCTCTTTCTTGGCTAATATAGTGACTGTTGTTTCTTTACCAATTACAGCATTAGCCTCCATATAGTCTTCTCTCCTAGGTAAGAGTTGTTAAGATAGTCCATCATAGAAATACCCACattatgggaggctgaggcagcaggattgcttgaacccaggagtctgaggttgctgtgagctaggctgacgccacggcactcactctagcctgggcaacaaagtgagactctgtctcaaaaaaaaaaaaaaatacccacatTACCACATTATGGGAAATACCCATATTATTAACATCCAATCCAGAGAGAAACCTTGCTTCCTCAAACCCTTCCCCAAATCACCCAATACAAGCACAAATCTTACAAGTCCTAACGTTCTCTTACTCAGGTGCCCCTTAGTGCAATAATAATAAACCCAATTTGTTCAATGATAGATGCGTTCCTGGTGGTTTTTGGCTGGAGGGTACTGatgattaatttagaaaaaatctTGTttagtaggaaaataaaatacataattccatttattcaCATTCCTTTTATATCTATCTGTACAGTTGTGaggttttcttcatatataataattacatattaaaaagtttatttctagatagcttatatttttttgtagtaaaaatttggggctgggaatggtggttcatgcctgtaatctcagtactttgcGAGGCCATGgtaagaggatcccttgaggccaggagttggagaccagcctggacaatttAGCAAGagtcccatctctaaaaaaaaattttttttttaattagccaggtgtggtggtggcacctgtactCCTAGAAACTCAGAAGGCTGGAGTGGGAAGatcaggaagatcacctgagcccaggagtttgaggttacaatgaccTAAGATTCTGccactgctgcactccagccttggcaacatagtgagactctgtctcaaaaaaagggtgtatgtgtgtctttttttccattttattttctaacttattCTTTAGCTATAGGAGgagttggcaaacattttctgtaaaagggtgaaatattttaggttttgtggatCATATGGTCCCTCTCACAGTTACTCAACTTCACTGTggtagataatacataaatgaataagcatggctgtgttccaataaaactttatttgcaaaaacaggctGTGGGGCTGGCTTTGGCCTGCAGGCCAGTTTTTAGACCCTTTATCTATATAGCAAAgctgttgatttttatatatttctttctttctttctttctttctttctttctttctttctttctttcttttttttttttgagacagagtctcactctgttgccaaggctagagtgctgtggcgtcagcctagctcacagcaacctcacactcctgggctcaagcgatcctcctgcctcagcctcccaagtagctgggactacaagcatgtgccaccatgcccggctaatattttctatatgtttttagttggccaattagtttctttctatttttagtagagacgaggtctctctcttgctcagggtgatctcgaactcctgaccttgagcgatccacccgcctcagcctcccagagtgctaggattccaggcatgagccaccacacctggccactatattaatttttaaaccagATATCTAcagaattcttttgtttttcctaatatctttcattttattttcttgagttccCCAAAATTAGTCATATCACtttcaaa
It includes:
- the RNASEH2C gene encoding ribonuclease H2 subunit C, whose protein sequence is MESSDEAAIEKHRVHLRPVTLRDAAPAALHLLPCEVLVSQSAPVGRFFTPAIRQGPDGLEVSFRGRSLRGEEVAVPPGLVGYVMENEEKFIGKQDFSGALESDNQEEEREPLERDFDRFMGATASFSHFTLWGLETIPGPDAKVRGALTWPRLAAAIHAQVPED